In Leptospira saintgironsiae, one genomic interval encodes:
- the lpxA gene encoding acyl-ACP--UDP-N-acetylglucosamine O-acyltransferase, giving the protein MKIHPTAIVDSKAELHESVEVGAYTIIEKDVVIGEGTVIETGARIFAGTKLGKFNKVHHGAVIGVGPQDLGFDPSTPSKTIIGDNNTFKEYSNIHKGTKVDSPTIIGNRNYVMGNAHVGHDCILGDDNILTHGLVLAGHVTVGNKAFISGLVAVHQFCFVGDYAMIAGCSKVVQDVPPFATADGNPCTIIGLNTVGLKRGGFSPETRSAIKNAYKTIYHSGLNYRTALDQLEKESGHPAEVLQIIKFFRNSDRGVMNHR; this is encoded by the coding sequence ATGAAAATTCACCCAACAGCCATCGTCGATTCGAAAGCGGAACTACACGAGTCCGTCGAAGTCGGTGCGTATACAATTATAGAAAAAGATGTGGTAATCGGCGAAGGAACCGTAATCGAAACCGGAGCCCGAATTTTCGCAGGTACTAAATTAGGTAAATTCAACAAAGTACATCATGGAGCGGTAATCGGAGTAGGTCCTCAGGATTTAGGTTTTGATCCTAGCACTCCGAGTAAAACAATCATCGGAGATAATAATACTTTTAAGGAATATTCCAATATTCATAAGGGAACCAAGGTAGATTCTCCCACTATTATCGGAAACCGGAACTATGTGATGGGAAATGCTCACGTAGGTCATGATTGTATTTTAGGAGATGATAATATTCTAACTCATGGTCTTGTTTTGGCAGGACACGTTACAGTTGGTAATAAGGCATTCATTTCAGGTTTAGTTGCAGTTCACCAATTTTGTTTTGTGGGTGATTATGCAATGATAGCAGGTTGCTCCAAAGTAGTGCAGGACGTTCCTCCTTTTGCTACTGCAGATGGAAACCCTTGCACAATCATCGGTTTAAATACTGTTGGTTTGAAAAGGGGAGGATTTTCTCCTGAAACCAGATCAGCGATCAAGAACGCATACAAGACGATCTATCATTCAGGATTGAATTATAGAACTGCATTGGATCAATTGGAGAAGGAATCAGGCCATCCTGCTGAAGTTCTGCAGATCATTAAATTCTTTAGAAATAGTGATCGTGGAGTAATGAACCACAGATAA
- a CDS encoding Hpt domain-containing protein, whose protein sequence is MLVDWSRLDSLKQGDDEDDIIWLEEMVRSLRKNMNSRLENIKTFTEEKKDVELQAELHQTKGVAANFGLAAVQKNVTEAELKLKEGNLEACLALCQELPSLWEQTKKELAPKFPE, encoded by the coding sequence ATGCTAGTGGATTGGTCTCGTCTAGATTCCCTAAAACAAGGCGATGATGAAGATGATATTATTTGGCTGGAAGAAATGGTACGTTCTTTACGTAAGAACATGAACAGCCGTTTAGAGAATATCAAAACTTTCACTGAAGAAAAGAAAGACGTAGAACTCCAAGCAGAATTACACCAAACAAAAGGTGTCGCAGCAAATTTCGGGCTCGCAGCGGTTCAGAAGAATGTTACGGAGGCTGAACTGAAATTAAAGGAAGGAAACTTAGAAGCTTGTTTAGCTCTTTGTCAGGAACTTCCGAGTCTTTGGGAGCAAACCAAAAAAGAATTAGCTCCCAAATTTCCGGAATAA
- a CDS encoding N-acetylneuraminate synthase family protein, giving the protein MDIVELEKGYPETEAKIKALASECGNATEIIRGAVVSDTIHFIGDTRKISDKEGYVKELPGVTRIWNVSLPYKNIARTAAGKNGEVVHRENRIVEVHGKDGLVRKFGTGKHIFLVGPDSPQTYEQTVTIAKQAVEIGKKFGILDRIIFRGGAFKPRTRPTDWRGMGWDGIKLLDRVKEETGLPYVTEVMDHTMAEEVSKHADMIQIGTRNAQDFELLEAVGRTGKPVILKRGFGNEAIEWFSAAEYIANQGNLNIVLCERGVKTLFIKEGYCRNTPDLNVITHAKNQTILPVIFDPSHVAGDDKIVVSNLLASLPFNPDGSITETLHVEEFRKEQMCDAAQALLMTLYEKTVEAILTYEDKIKPITDKVDSYFLERKGKK; this is encoded by the coding sequence GTGGACATAGTCGAACTGGAGAAGGGATATCCGGAAACTGAAGCAAAAATAAAGGCTTTAGCATCCGAATGTGGGAACGCCACCGAGATTATTCGCGGAGCGGTTGTATCCGATACCATTCATTTTATCGGGGATACCCGTAAGATCTCCGACAAGGAAGGTTATGTAAAAGAACTTCCTGGTGTGACTAGAATCTGGAACGTATCATTGCCTTATAAAAATATCGCTCGTACTGCTGCGGGTAAAAACGGAGAAGTGGTCCATCGTGAGAACCGAATTGTAGAAGTTCACGGAAAAGATGGATTAGTTCGTAAGTTTGGAACTGGAAAACATATCTTCCTAGTTGGTCCGGATTCTCCTCAGACTTATGAGCAAACCGTTACTATCGCGAAACAAGCGGTGGAGATTGGTAAAAAATTTGGGATCTTAGATCGTATCATCTTTAGAGGTGGAGCATTCAAACCTAGAACTCGTCCGACTGATTGGAGAGGAATGGGTTGGGACGGAATCAAATTACTCGATAGAGTAAAAGAAGAAACCGGACTTCCTTATGTAACCGAAGTTATGGACCATACCATGGCGGAAGAAGTTTCCAAACATGCGGACATGATCCAGATCGGAACAAGAAATGCTCAAGACTTCGAACTTTTAGAAGCAGTTGGTCGCACTGGTAAACCTGTGATCTTAAAAAGAGGTTTCGGTAACGAAGCTATCGAATGGTTTTCCGCTGCAGAATATATTGCTAATCAAGGAAATTTGAATATAGTTCTTTGTGAAAGAGGAGTAAAAACTCTTTTCATCAAGGAAGGATATTGCCGTAACACTCCGGATCTGAATGTGATCACTCATGCTAAGAACCAAACAATTCTTCCTGTGATCTTCGACCCAAGCCATGTTGCTGGTGACGATAAGATTGTGGTTTCTAATTTATTGGCTTCTCTTCCGTTTAATCCGGATGGATCCATTACTGAAACTTTACATGTAGAAGAGTTCCGTAAAGAACAGATGTGTGATGCGGCTCAGGCACTTCTCATGACTCTTTACGAAAAAACAGTAGAAGCTATTTTAACCTACGAAGATAAAATCAAACCTATAACTGATAAGGTAGATTCTTATTTTTTGGAACGTAAGGGGAAAAAATAA
- the panB gene encoding 3-methyl-2-oxobutanoate hydroxymethyltransferase has protein sequence MRDVSKIFPRGPKPVEKKITVLTCYDFMFARILEDSGVDCILVGDTLGVVYQGQPTTLPVTLDEMIYHAKAVRRGAPNTFVVVDLPFLSYQVSLEEGIRSAGKVMKESGCDAVKFEGGGPEILELIYKLERIGIPVMGHIGLTPQSVNVFGGHKIQGKAEQDKARLISEAKGISDAGAFSIVFELIPSALAKEISESVPIPTIGIGAGAATDGQVLVIYDFLGLNKGFKPKFLKTFLNGYDDVFGAVKNYIQEVRNGSFPGPEHSH, from the coding sequence ATGAGAGATGTTAGCAAAATATTTCCCAGAGGGCCAAAACCTGTAGAGAAAAAGATCACGGTATTGACCTGCTATGATTTTATGTTCGCTCGGATTTTAGAAGATTCGGGCGTGGATTGTATTCTCGTTGGAGACACTCTTGGAGTTGTTTACCAAGGCCAACCAACCACCTTACCCGTTACCTTGGATGAGATGATCTATCATGCAAAGGCGGTCAGAAGAGGTGCACCGAATACATTCGTAGTCGTGGATCTTCCGTTTTTAAGCTATCAGGTTTCTTTGGAAGAAGGGATCCGCTCTGCCGGAAAGGTAATGAAAGAAAGCGGATGCGACGCAGTAAAATTCGAAGGCGGCGGCCCTGAGATATTGGAACTTATCTATAAATTGGAAAGAATAGGCATCCCAGTTATGGGACATATAGGTCTTACCCCTCAATCCGTGAACGTTTTCGGAGGACATAAAATCCAAGGAAAAGCTGAACAAGATAAGGCGAGATTGATAAGCGAAGCAAAAGGGATCTCCGACGCCGGAGCCTTCTCCATTGTTTTCGAGCTAATACCTTCTGCTCTCGCTAAAGAAATTTCTGAATCTGTCCCAATTCCTACGATCGGGATAGGAGCGGGAGCAGCGACCGATGGACAGGTGCTGGTAATTTACGATTTTCTTGGATTGAATAAGGGCTTTAAGCCTAAGTTCTTAAAAACTTTCCTGAATGGATACGATGATGTCTTCGGCGCAGTCAAAAACTATATTCAGGAAGTGAGAAATGGAAGTTTTCCTGGGCCGGAACATTCTCATTAA
- the folK gene encoding 2-amino-4-hydroxy-6-hydroxymethyldihydropteridine diphosphokinase, with the protein MDKNNHIAFLCLGTNLGDRELYLSDAIQKIGAHPEIEILKKGTALNTEALEVTDQPDFLNQLLQISTHLSPKELLDFLLGIENEMGRIRTRDKGPRVIDIDILSIDDMKVHEKGLHLPHHSLFTRPFILELLNELGEGSLIQAFGNPSEG; encoded by the coding sequence ATGGATAAAAATAATCACATCGCATTTTTGTGTTTGGGAACCAATCTAGGAGATCGTGAATTATATCTTTCTGATGCGATCCAAAAGATCGGTGCTCATCCCGAGATAGAGATCCTAAAAAAGGGAACTGCTTTAAACACAGAAGCATTAGAAGTTACGGACCAACCTGACTTTTTAAATCAACTTCTGCAAATATCCACTCATCTTTCTCCTAAAGAACTTTTGGATTTTTTATTAGGAATTGAAAATGAAATGGGAAGGATCCGCACAAGAGACAAAGGCCCTCGTGTTATCGATATAGATATTTTGTCCATCGACGATATGAAAGTCCATGAGAAGGGTTTACATCTTCCCCATCATAGTCTGTTTACCCGTCCTTTTATATTAGAACTTTTAAATGAACTCGGAGAAGGTTCCCTGATCCAAGCTTTTGGGAATCCTTCGGAGGGATGA
- the zapE gene encoding AFG1/ZapE family ATPase, with product MNLKNLTPIREGSPSCKFCAGVGFLLEENVKNSSSGVLLLCSCVGESCPCGGKAPYMVYDESQNRMLPCVCHNARVELGRVEYLVKKAGIPARYKYRTLDRMDTTELSFLAAHDWANDIVVQWKERERIQQGLYLWGGTGSGKTLLACAILNELILRYGLECKYAKINRDFLSTIRDSYQKESELHGMEQTIKKQFTDVEVLVLDDFGANKESDWANSQLYDLIDARYEEEKVTILTSNIPPSDWKDKAEGRIFSRLMEMAKQIHLDCPDYRLSHSAFGNH from the coding sequence ATGAATTTAAAGAATTTAACCCCGATCCGAGAAGGTTCTCCCAGTTGTAAATTCTGTGCGGGAGTCGGATTCCTTTTAGAAGAGAACGTAAAGAATTCTAGCTCTGGAGTTCTGTTACTTTGTTCCTGCGTGGGAGAGTCCTGCCCTTGTGGTGGAAAGGCTCCTTACATGGTCTATGACGAAAGTCAAAATAGAATGTTACCTTGCGTCTGTCATAACGCTAGAGTGGAACTCGGCAGGGTAGAATATTTGGTGAAGAAGGCAGGGATCCCAGCTAGATACAAGTACAGAACCTTGGATCGAATGGATACCACTGAACTTTCTTTTTTAGCGGCTCATGACTGGGCAAATGATATCGTAGTACAATGGAAAGAAAGAGAAAGAATACAACAAGGTTTGTATCTTTGGGGCGGAACTGGTTCCGGAAAAACATTACTTGCATGCGCTATCTTAAACGAACTCATTCTTCGTTACGGTTTGGAATGTAAATACGCAAAGATCAATCGTGACTTTCTTTCTACCATCCGAGATAGTTATCAAAAAGAAAGTGAACTCCATGGTATGGAGCAAACTATAAAAAAACAATTCACTGATGTGGAAGTTTTGGTTTTAGACGATTTCGGAGCAAATAAAGAGTCCGATTGGGCTAACTCTCAGTTATATGACCTAATAGATGCAAGATATGAAGAAGAGAAGGTAACCATTCTCACTTCTAATATTCCTCCGAGTGACTGGAAGGATAAAGCAGAAGGAAGGATCTTTTCTAGATTAATGGAGATGGCAAAACAAATCCATTTAGATTGTCCTGATTATCGTCTAAGTCATAGTGCTTTCGGAAATCATTGA
- the fcpA gene encoding flagellar coiling protein FcpA yields the protein MKVMKTIFVLLAVVGLNLSLFAQNQGGQDTTDAKAAADKIDELLKGELVPEDDDKNLTEEAKKRKKEIQEQEAIWKNPDFKGYDKNFQELHQLSKAFANNKFRLALTSYQSGVNTVLKMREAVEQYRKEEAEKKRLDEKWYWQKVDRKAREDRVVSRQKLEAKQQALNYFTKAINHLDEIKNPDLRERAEFKRLLSDVYRSWIVTEYDLQNLPQCIPILELYIEVNENEKEYPAHKYLASCYAFEENMIKKYGGASEDQMFKFRHKKNIHLLRATELKYGKDSPEYKHIVALINKDEVISVRP from the coding sequence ATGAAGGTGATGAAGACTATATTCGTTCTTCTGGCCGTGGTCGGACTCAACCTCTCCTTGTTCGCACAGAACCAAGGGGGGCAGGATACGACAGATGCCAAGGCGGCAGCTGATAAGATCGACGAACTGCTGAAAGGTGAGCTCGTTCCGGAAGACGACGACAAGAATCTAACGGAAGAAGCTAAGAAACGTAAAAAAGAAATCCAGGAGCAGGAAGCGATCTGGAAGAACCCTGACTTCAAAGGTTACGACAAGAACTTCCAAGAACTCCATCAGCTTTCTAAGGCTTTCGCGAACAACAAGTTCCGCCTGGCCCTGACTAGCTATCAATCCGGAGTTAATACCGTCCTCAAGATGAGGGAAGCTGTTGAGCAGTACCGTAAAGAGGAAGCGGAGAAGAAACGTCTAGACGAGAAATGGTACTGGCAAAAGGTCGACCGTAAAGCTCGCGAGGATCGTGTCGTTTCCCGCCAAAAGTTGGAAGCAAAACAACAAGCATTGAATTATTTCACCAAGGCAATCAACCATTTGGATGAGATCAAGAACCCGGATTTACGTGAACGTGCCGAGTTCAAAAGACTTCTTTCAGATGTATACAGATCTTGGATTGTTACTGAATACGATCTACAAAACTTACCTCAGTGTATTCCTATATTGGAACTTTACATCGAGGTTAATGAAAATGAGAAAGAATACCCAGCTCACAAGTATCTTGCAAGCTGCTACGCTTTCGAAGAAAACATGATCAAGAAATACGGTGGAGCAAGCGAAGACCAGATGTTTAAATTCCGTCACAAGAAAAACATCCACCTTCTCCGCGCTACCGAGCTGAAATATGGAAAGGATTCCCCGGAATATAAACACATCGTTGCTTTGATTAACAAAGACGAAGTGATTTCGGTTCGCCCATAA
- a CDS encoding flavin-containing monooxygenase, giving the protein MVAQTLERPSLNQNSQAEKVYDVVIIGTGFAGLCMGIRLKQAGIESFVILEKGNGVGGTWRDNTYPGAACDVQSHLYSFSFAPKSDWSRLFGPQEEILNYMNQCTDHFGIRSYIRTNSEVSGASFDEKTGLWEINIVGGKSYKTKSVVSGTGGLSRPVLPNIKGIDTFKGAKFHSAKWDHSYNLQGKKVAVIGTGASAIQIVPTIAPIVGTLKLFQRTPAWIIPKPDSNISGSVKGIFKFIPPLRWLFRKAIYWLNEIGVLAFAINPKLMRIFEKFARSFINKSIHNEELKKKLTPNYTIGCKRILLSNDYYPALNRENVELVTDGIEEITSSGIKTKDGVEHKVDAIIFATGFQAAEAVSPFEIRGRGGKLLADVWKDAAEAYLGTTVSGFPNMFMIVGPNTGLGHSSMILMIESQVQYTLQGIRYLLNKNIKFIDVRKDVQDHYNEEIQRRLNKSIWLTGGCVSWYNTSSGRNTTLWPGFTFEFKARTFFLRPKDYEFVRADGKIKKPGIGSRVSMALDATFG; this is encoded by the coding sequence ATGGTAGCTCAGACATTAGAAAGACCGAGCCTCAACCAGAACTCCCAAGCGGAAAAAGTATATGATGTAGTCATCATAGGAACTGGATTCGCTGGGTTATGTATGGGAATCCGTTTGAAACAAGCGGGAATAGAATCTTTTGTTATTTTAGAAAAAGGAAATGGGGTTGGAGGAACCTGGAGAGATAATACTTATCCTGGAGCGGCCTGTGATGTTCAGTCCCATCTGTATTCTTTCTCCTTCGCACCCAAATCGGATTGGTCCAGACTTTTCGGACCTCAAGAAGAAATCCTAAATTATATGAATCAATGTACGGACCATTTCGGGATCCGTTCTTATATCCGCACAAACTCAGAAGTGAGTGGAGCCTCATTTGATGAAAAAACAGGTTTATGGGAAATCAATATTGTAGGTGGAAAATCCTACAAAACAAAATCTGTAGTAAGCGGCACAGGCGGTTTGAGTAGACCAGTTCTTCCAAATATCAAAGGAATTGATACTTTTAAAGGAGCAAAATTCCACTCTGCAAAATGGGATCATAGTTATAATCTTCAAGGGAAGAAGGTAGCAGTGATCGGAACAGGAGCAAGCGCAATCCAGATCGTACCTACAATCGCTCCTATCGTAGGAACATTAAAACTTTTTCAAAGAACTCCTGCTTGGATCATACCGAAACCAGATAGTAATATCTCTGGTTCCGTAAAAGGGATCTTTAAATTCATTCCTCCATTAAGATGGTTATTTAGAAAAGCAATCTATTGGTTGAACGAAATCGGAGTATTAGCTTTCGCAATCAATCCAAAGCTAATGAGAATTTTTGAGAAGTTCGCTAGAAGTTTTATCAACAAAAGTATCCATAACGAAGAACTTAAGAAAAAGCTAACTCCGAATTATACAATTGGATGTAAACGGATCCTTCTTTCAAACGACTATTATCCTGCATTGAACCGGGAGAATGTTGAATTGGTTACTGATGGAATAGAAGAGATCACTTCTTCCGGAATTAAAACAAAGGACGGAGTAGAACATAAGGTAGATGCGATCATTTTCGCTACAGGATTCCAAGCAGCAGAAGCAGTTTCTCCTTTTGAGATCAGAGGAAGAGGCGGAAAACTTTTAGCAGATGTTTGGAAAGATGCTGCAGAAGCTTATTTAGGAACCACAGTTTCCGGTTTTCCAAATATGTTCATGATCGTAGGCCCAAATACTGGTTTAGGTCATAGTTCTATGATCCTAATGATAGAATCCCAAGTGCAATATACTCTCCAAGGGATTCGTTATCTACTTAATAAGAATATAAAGTTCATAGATGTTCGTAAAGATGTTCAGGACCATTATAACGAAGAGATCCAAAGACGTCTTAACAAATCCATTTGGTTGACCGGAGGATGCGTAAGCTGGTATAATACTAGTTCTGGTAGAAATACGACTCTCTGGCCAGGATTCACTTTCGAATTTAAGGCCAGAACGTTCTTCCTTCGTCCTAAAGATTACGAATTTGTTCGTGCAGATGGAAAGATAAAAAAACCTGGGATCGGATCCAGAGTTTCTATGGCTTTAGATGCAACCTTTGGTTAA
- a CDS encoding TlyA family RNA methyltransferase, with protein sequence MAKEKIRLDDLLLKKGLAEDISKARSLILSGSVLVNDRMSDKVGTLFEESVEIRIREIIPKYVSRGAYKLKAAFEKWNISVKEKLCIDWGASTGGFTQVLLEEGAELVFAFDVGYGQMASKVAMNPKVTVRDRFHIRDTSWKLLSSLWAEKTEKKFPDEIFLVMDLSFISLRIVLPVLSELKSKNPDVRWNIVSLFKPQFETESRNLDKGVLRDPWIRWKTIRSFLRFLKSEIKGKRIGLEDSPITGRDGNREILVYWTL encoded by the coding sequence TTGGCAAAAGAAAAAATTAGACTAGATGACTTACTCTTGAAAAAGGGTTTGGCTGAAGATATTTCCAAGGCTCGAAGCCTAATCTTATCCGGTTCAGTTCTTGTGAACGATAGAATGTCCGACAAGGTTGGTACATTATTCGAAGAGTCGGTAGAGATCCGTATTAGAGAGATTATTCCTAAATATGTAAGTAGGGGAGCTTACAAACTTAAAGCCGCATTCGAAAAATGGAATATATCCGTTAAAGAAAAACTTTGTATAGATTGGGGAGCTTCGACTGGGGGATTCACTCAGGTTCTTTTGGAAGAAGGAGCAGAGTTAGTTTTCGCCTTCGATGTTGGCTATGGACAGATGGCTTCCAAAGTCGCGATGAATCCAAAGGTTACCGTTAGAGATAGATTCCATATTAGAGATACTAGTTGGAAATTATTGTCTTCTTTATGGGCTGAAAAAACAGAGAAAAAGTTTCCGGATGAGATCTTTCTCGTAATGGATTTGAGTTTTATTTCTCTTCGTATTGTTCTTCCTGTTCTTTCTGAACTCAAAAGTAAAAATCCTGACGTTCGATGGAATATAGTTAGTCTATTCAAACCTCAGTTCGAAACTGAATCCAGAAATTTGGATAAAGGTGTCTTGCGAGATCCTTGGATACGTTGGAAAACGATCCGTTCTTTTTTGCGGTTTTTGAAAAGTGAAATTAAAGGAAAACGGATAGGTTTGGAAGATTCCCCAATTACCGGGAGAGATGGTAACCGGGAAATCTTGGTATACTGGACTCTTTAA
- a CDS encoding polyprenyl synthetase family protein, translated as MTNRTETNELSQLLKRSKDRFEDYLENQVYPFFKKESAPELAAAMEYSLRAGGKRLRPILAFASFGKIDNDSLSIGAALEFVHTYSLIHDDLPSMDDDDFRRGKPSLHKQFSEATAILAGDALQAYAFDWLTGIDSSEKNLHKDLVRTLAKGAGAAGMVSGQMYDLLLERNPSSLTGTKEELLSKTHRLKTGALIQASFLMGNRLREDFLEREVTISEYGAKLGLLFQITDDILDIEGTKEDLGKTPGKDGKSGKITYPSLYGMETCKQMVSHIVSELEELGFDLDTSSSKIEVSEFPEFFQSLPSNIGKRKN; from the coding sequence ATGACAAATCGAACGGAAACAAACGAACTTTCTCAACTACTAAAACGTTCTAAAGATCGTTTCGAAGATTACTTAGAAAACCAAGTATATCCGTTTTTTAAAAAAGAATCTGCTCCTGAACTTGCTGCAGCCATGGAATATAGTCTGAGAGCTGGTGGAAAAAGATTAAGGCCGATTCTTGCCTTCGCGTCTTTTGGAAAGATAGATAATGATTCTCTTTCGATCGGAGCTGCATTAGAATTTGTTCATACATATAGTTTGATCCATGATGATCTTCCTAGTATGGATGATGATGATTTCAGAAGAGGTAAACCTTCTCTTCATAAACAATTTTCAGAGGCAACTGCGATACTTGCTGGAGATGCTTTGCAGGCGTATGCGTTTGATTGGTTGACCGGGATCGATTCTTCTGAAAAAAATTTACATAAGGATTTGGTTAGGACTTTGGCAAAAGGTGCCGGTGCCGCGGGAATGGTTTCCGGACAAATGTATGATCTATTATTGGAGAGAAATCCTTCTTCTTTAACTGGAACAAAAGAAGAGTTACTTTCTAAAACTCATAGATTGAAAACCGGAGCTTTGATCCAGGCGTCCTTTCTAATGGGAAATCGATTGAGAGAAGATTTCCTAGAAAGAGAAGTAACTATTTCCGAATATGGTGCTAAGCTTGGTTTATTATTTCAAATCACAGACGATATTTTGGATATCGAAGGTACTAAAGAAGATCTCGGAAAAACTCCAGGAAAAGATGGAAAATCAGGAAAGATCACTTACCCTTCTTTATATGGAATGGAAACTTGCAAACAGATGGTTTCACATATAGTTTCTGAATTGGAAGAATTAGGATTCGATTTGGATACTTCTTCTTCTAAAATAGAAGTTTCCGAATTTCCAGAATTCTTTCAATCCTTACCTTCTAACATTGGCAAAAGAAAAAATTAG
- a CDS encoding synaptic vesicle VAT-1 family membrane protein codes for MIRSVYRVDTKGSLDSLERREEELPPPQDNEVTIEIRAIGLNFADIFAIQGLYSATPKGSFIPGLEYSGKVIAVGKKVKNFKKNDKVMGVTRFGAYADYINIDSRYIFPLPSKWSFEQGAGFLVQGLTAYYALLPLGDLRKGQNVLIHSAAGGVGIYANRIAKKFGAWTLGSVGNHSKISLLEKEGYDAWIIRSSRFPEELKTALGGRELHLVLECIGGKIFKASYDALSPMGRMVVYGSASFMSQGDKVNWLTLAWRYLTRPKVDTLEIVSENKAVMGFNLIWLYEKIDELTVHLKALLKLNLQPPHIGSVYPFVDLPEAVRHFQTGNTTGKVVITVESGK; via the coding sequence ATGATTCGCTCCGTTTATAGAGTCGATACCAAGGGTTCTTTAGATTCTCTGGAAAGAAGAGAAGAGGAACTTCCCCCTCCGCAGGATAATGAAGTCACTATAGAGATCCGTGCAATCGGTCTGAATTTTGCAGATATTTTTGCGATCCAAGGATTGTATAGCGCTACACCTAAAGGTTCTTTTATTCCAGGTTTGGAATATTCCGGCAAGGTGATCGCTGTTGGTAAGAAGGTCAAAAACTTCAAAAAAAATGACAAGGTCATGGGAGTGACCAGATTCGGAGCTTATGCGGATTATATAAACATAGACTCTAGATATATTTTCCCACTTCCATCAAAATGGAGTTTTGAGCAAGGAGCGGGATTTTTAGTCCAAGGACTTACTGCTTATTATGCTCTTCTTCCTTTAGGAGATCTAAGAAAAGGTCAAAACGTTTTGATACATAGTGCTGCGGGTGGAGTAGGAATTTACGCTAATCGTATCGCTAAAAAATTCGGAGCTTGGACTTTAGGTTCTGTAGGAAATCATTCTAAAATTTCTCTTTTGGAGAAGGAAGGTTATGATGCTTGGATCATTCGATCTTCTCGGTTTCCAGAAGAATTAAAAACCGCACTAGGTGGCAGAGAATTACATTTAGTTTTAGAATGTATCGGCGGTAAAATTTTCAAAGCAAGCTACGACGCTCTTTCTCCTATGGGTCGCATGGTAGTTTATGGCTCCGCTTCTTTTATGAGCCAGGGAGATAAGGTCAATTGGCTGACTTTAGCTTGGAGATATTTGACCAGACCTAAAGTAGATACATTAGAGATTGTCTCTGAAAATAAAGCTGTCATGGGATTCAATCTGATCTGGTTATATGAGAAGATCGATGAACTAACTGTTCATCTAAAAGCACTTTTAAAATTAAATTTGCAACCACCTCATATCGGTTCCGTATACCCTTTTGTGGATCTTCCGGAAGCAGTCCGACATTTCCAAACTGGAAATACTACCGGCAAAGTGGTGATTACTGTCGAATCGGGAAAATGA